The genomic segment CCTGGCCACCAGCATTATTACCGCATTTGAAGGGGCCCGCACCGGCCAGTTCCCTGAGCTGGGCGCTGGAGATTGTGCATCCGCGGCCGACCATGAAGCCGGGAGAGTGGCTGCTCTACAGGGCCACGATTGATCAGGCAGGCGCCGGTTACGGCCATACCCATGCCGGTATCTGGACTGAGAGCGGCGAACTGGTGGCGCTGAGCCGCCAGACGGTGACCGTTTTTGGTTGAATGGGTGGGGGCTCAGGCCGCCATTTCAGCTTTCAGGGCGTCCAGTATGACCCGGGCAAACTCCCTGGGGGAGTCCTCCTGCAGGAAATGGCCACCGCGCAGGGTAATGTGGGGCTGTCCAAGTGCCCCGGGAATGCGTCTTTGCATGTGACGATCGCCTCCCCGGGTGATCGGATCGCCATTGCTGAAACAGGTGATGAAGGGCTTGCGCCATTTCTCCAGGATCCGCCAGGCCTCGCGGTTGGCGGCGCTGGCTGGATCATCCGGTGAAACCGGAACCAGGCCCGGAAACGCGCGGGCGCCCGCCTTGAATTCCGCGCTCGGAAAGGGTGCCTCGTAGGCCGCCATCTCACCCGGGCTCAGAGCCCTTTCGGTACCCAGCTGTATGATGCGGGCCACGGGAAACCAGGGGCTGTGGCTGGCAAACGCTTTCCACGCACGGAACACCGCAGGCACCGGCGAGTCTCCGGTAGGCAGCATGCCGTTACCGACAATGATCCGGTTGAAACGTCTGTGGTGTTCAGCCGCCAATCGCAGGCCAAGCAGTGATCCCCAATTCTGACAGACCAGGGTGATGTTGGTGAGGTTCAGGTCTTCCAGCCAGCGGGTCAGCCAGTTCATATGGCTGCTGTAGCTGTAGTCCGTCACGCTGGCCGGTTTGTCTGATTTTCCGAAACCGATGAGATCCGGTGCCAAAACCCGATATCCCGCCTCTGCGACCATGGGAATCATGTGTCGGTAAAGATACGACCAGGATGGTTCCCCATGGAGCATGACGACCGGTGTGGCATTGGTCGGACCATGATCGACGAAGTGCATGCGCAGGTCTGGCTCAACGTCCAGATAATTTGCTTGGAAGGGATAATCCGGAAGGCCTGCGAAGCGGGCTTCGTCGGTTCTCAGAATACGCATGCCATCGACTGTCCTGACTGATTGGTTGCGTGATTGTCTTTACGGCAATCGTCGGAAATCAGGATAAATCAGATGGAAATTTTGTGTGTTTGAGTTGCGTAACAGTGCGTTGCCGGTTTGAATCAGGACGCGATATCAAACAGGCGTTCGGGGTTGTCAATCCGGGCCAAGGCATCGTCGCAGCAGTTGACGGCGCCACAGTCGTCGGCCGAGCACAGCCCGATGGTATGGCAATGGATGTCCTGATGGCCGTCGCCCTGGTTCCTGAAAATCCTGGCTCTGGAAAGAATGGAACGGCAATGGCCGCACAACAGTGTCGGCACGGCACTGCCTTCAGCCAGGATGGCGGTGTAATGGGTCGTATTTGTCATAATAATCCTCCTGATCCATAGAACATAAGGGCAAAATGTGACAGTTCAAAG from the Marinobacter sp. LQ44 genome contains:
- a CDS encoding haloalkane dehalogenase; this encodes MRILRTDEARFAGLPDYPFQANYLDVEPDLRMHFVDHGPTNATPVVMLHGEPSWSYLYRHMIPMVAEAGYRVLAPDLIGFGKSDKPASVTDYSYSSHMNWLTRWLEDLNLTNITLVCQNWGSLLGLRLAAEHHRRFNRIIVGNGMLPTGDSPVPAVFRAWKAFASHSPWFPVARIIQLGTERALSPGEMAAYEAPFPSAEFKAGARAFPGLVPVSPDDPASAANREAWRILEKWRKPFITCFSNGDPITRGGDRHMQRRIPGALGQPHITLRGGHFLQEDSPREFARVILDALKAEMAA